The DNA segment aaaaaatattaatgtaaTTCTACTTATTGTAACAGGTTACTTATCTTATTTTAGAGGTAACTAGTTTCACTAAACTATCACTTGTTATTTTCTATCTTGGTGATGTCATagtgtaaaaattatttttacattttcGCCGTATAGATATGTACATTGTGATAATATAACATTGTCATGTTTTATATAAATATGTATGCAGGTTTGAATAGATGCAGAAAGAGCTGCAGATTAAGGTGGCTAAATTATCTAAGGCCACATATAAAGAGAGGAGACTTCTCTTTTGATGAAGTAGATCTCATTTTGAGGCTTCATAAGCTGTTAGGCAACAGGCAAGTTTAAGTTCAAACACTTGATGGCCATATTATTTCATGTTAAACTCACGTTCTATCTCCTTTCCCTTCTTCTTTACCAATTAACCCACTCCCAACTTTTCCCTCTCTTTGCCAAATCGAGAAAATACTAAGATTGTGTTCGATATTGATGAaagtcatttttcatgaaaaatattctTCAGAAAAATATTTCCTataaaaaatagttttgaaaaaatataatattttgttTAGTTGATGAGTAGTAttttttggaatatatatatatatatatatatatatatatatatatatatatatattacgcaCGATactcattttccatgaaaaatattcttcagaaaaatatttactataaaaaaCAGCTTCTGCTGTTATTTTTCATCGTTTAGTTGATGAGTAGTATTTTTtggaatctatatatatatatatatatatgaataaatTAGTAATCAGTGTGTTTAAATCAAATATTTGAGTTCTAAAGATTAATACAATGTCTAAAAGTAGTTAGAGCAAGTGatataaaactaaaaattgagATAGCTGTATCAAAAATGAGTTCTGCTCATTAATTTGCAGGAGTCATTTTTCTCCTTGATAGAAAatgttttctttgaaaaaaatattctaaTAATCAAACATCGGAAAATGACTGAAAAATATTCCGTGGAAAAAGActtaattaattatataaatgaACCCTAACACTACTATGATTTTTCCATAAGTAACCAAGAAGAGTAAAAGACATGCATGTTTGATTAATTATCCTTATTATTTTGTTTAGATGGTCACTTATTGCTGGTAGACTTCCTGGAAGGACGGCAAACGATGTCAAAAACTACTGGAACAGCCATCTTCGCAAGAAGTTAATTGCTCCTCATGATCAAAAGGAGAGCAAGCAAAAAGCAAAGAAGATCACCATATTCAGACCTCGGCCTCGAACCTTCTCAAAGACAAATACTTGTGTTAAAAGTAACACAAATACTGTAGATAAGGATATTGAAGGCAGCAGCGAAATAATTAGATTCAACGATAATTTGAAGCCAACAACTGAAGAATTGACGGATGATGGAATTCAATGGTGGGCCGATTTACTAGCTAACAATTACAACAATAATGGGATTGAGGAAGCTGATAATTCATCACCAACTTTGTTGCATGAGGAAATGCCACTTTTCAGTTGATATTGACATGTGGGATCTGCTAGGATAAAGGATTAATCCCCTTATGAGGCAGACGTAGGATTTAATCTTTTAACGtacttaatttttaaaaattttagtaCTTAATTTACGGTACTTATAAAATTATGGGGTCaaaatttagtatttattattattttaatgaattttcgTTGCAACATGCAATAATATTTGTAACATATTCATGTTCCATGTCGAAAATAGAAAAGGGCTAGATATACCCTTTACTATGCGAAATTGAGCAAATATGACCGTCGTTAATAGGTGGATTCATCCATGCCCTTGACGTCcaatagttggtccatatatgcccttaaGTCCCCCAATTAACTTAATTTGCTGATTATTAAGCTAATTGACATGTGTCGCGATCCTAAGGCTCCTCTACTTACTTGGTTCCAACCTTTCAAGCCTTTCCGTATTGAAAATATTAAGTTCGGTTCAATATATTGAACATAGGCTCCATTTGCCTCGATCACCAATAAAGAGATACTCCGTCGTAAACTTGTAACAAGTGTATGGGTCAAAATTTATCTCTAGAGTATTTGAACGAAGATAATATTAAAGGAAGAGTTCTCGAGTCGACGTTAGTCGAAATAACACAAGAAGCAGCAATGTCCCTGACTGAAGTGTCGACAAGAGTCGTAGTCGAGATGTCAACAAGGGTTGAGGTCGAGGTTGAATATCATTGATAAGAGCTGTAACGGCTAGTTTGTCAAGGTAGGATattaaaagagaatattctagtggatattctctacaCTTGTACTATTATGGTTTCTTAGGAACATGTCCCATATATCTATATTAATATAAAAGCAagaatacaatgtcggtttacaaaaatgaccttataatattaagcataataactcataataaaaggacataaccgaaattctagatattagccttataatcctattagttttaggatataatactacacattaggaatcctacatgattacctttaggaatcctattagtataattactttcgggatGTCTAATtcataccagcttactctaaacatctgaatcccttttcctgctcatcc comes from the Nicotiana tabacum cultivar K326 chromosome 14, ASM71507v2, whole genome shotgun sequence genome and includes:
- the LOC107791353 gene encoding transcription factor MYB114-like (The RefSeq protein has 1 substitution compared to this genomic sequence) — encoded protein: MNICTNKSSSGVKKGAWTEEEDVLLKKCIEKYGEGKWHQVPLRAGLNRCRKSCRLRWLNYLRPHIKRGDFSFDEVDLILRLHKLLGNRWSLIAGRLPGRTANDVKNYWNSHLRKKLIAPHDQKESKQKAKKITIFRPRPRTFSKTNTCVKSNTNTVDKDIEGSSEIIRFNDNLKPTTEELTDDGIQWWADLLANNYNNNGIEEADNSSPTLLHEEMPLLS